Sequence from the Bos javanicus breed banteng chromosome 11, ARS-OSU_banteng_1.0, whole genome shotgun sequence genome:
AGAGCTCCGTGCAAAAGTTGATTGAGGTTCCTTTCATCTTTTGCCTGTAGATTTCATCAAATCTCTCATTCTGAGCCACCGTGAAGTGGTTTTTCCAATCCCCCACAATTCCTGGAAGGGGAAAGCCCAGACGAACATCACTGCTTGGGAGTCCTGGTGACCCAAGTGAAGAAGGGATGTGTGCCTGCATACTGCCTCACCCACATCCCTGGTGGTacccctcctcctgctgctcttGGCTGAGATGCGCCCCGGAGCACCTGATCAGAGGTCAGGGCCCCTAAATCAGAGGACCATCAACCCAAAGGAGCTGCAACTGGGACCCACCCGAGGTCTGTTCACATGAAGGGCAACCATGGAGAAGTGAGAAAGCATGCGCTTCTAACACTCAGCCACTTGGGAGAATCTCCAAATGTCCACTGAGTAAAAGACTCCAGATACAAGACAGTCCACTGCCTGATTTGTTCAAGGGAGCCTAGGATCAGGCACAATGGGTGTGGGGATAGGGACAAGCACAGGGATCGTCTCTGGGGGCAGAGATGGCCTGCAGAGGGGCAGGAGAAGTAACTTTGTGAGGAGGAAGATGTTTAAGGCTTGATTAGGGTGCTGGTTGCATGTATGCACTCATCTATCAAGTCTTGTTAATTGTATGCTGCAGTTCACTGGAGGTAAGTTCCAGCCCAAAGGAaaaagatttgggggaaaaatatgAATGAAGTACTATTTTTCACCCAACAGTAactatgaaaataatttcaaaagaggGAAATACTCTGCCCCAACAGTGCCTCTTCTGGAAAATTATGCAAGAGAAGGAAGAATATCAGGATGTGAGAACATAGGCACAGAGCAGTTTGCTGGAGTGTGATTCACAAAGACAAGGACTGAAAACAGCCAGAGCTGAGAGTCTGACTCCTGGGGAAGAGTTGATGAGTTATAATGCACCTGGACATGAGCCCCCAGAGAGCTTCATGGTCCCACTGTGCCCTGCCCTTGTGGCGCACTTGAGACTCTAGTGAGGAATGTGTGTGGGGGACCTGCCTGAATTTTGTGGGGTTGGCTTTCACCGTGGTGCCTGTATTTCTGCAGAGCTGAGGGGAGGGGCTGCGGAAAGCTGGGCCGCTCACCAGATCCTTACCTGAGACTACCCAAGGAGAGAAGTGGATTTGCTTGGCTTGTTTCAGTAACAGGGAAGCTGTTGTAGACTGGAAAATGCAGCAAAAGAAATCCAGTTGTGTgtgaagaaagaagaagaaaagaagttgCAAAGCGATGGTCACCACAGCTGAGACTGTGTCGATAAAACTGCTACAGAGGGGCTTCGTGGAGCAGGGTTTTGGtaaagagaacttttaaaatgcgaatttatgtttttataatcacatatattactttttaaattaaatggtgataaagggttttattttttccctttgaaaacattgtggtgttgctgttgttcaattgctaagtcatgttcgactcttgtgaccccatggactgtagcctgccaggctcctctgtccatggggattctccaggcaagaatactggagtgggttgccattcccttctccaggggatcttcctgacccagagattgaacccaggtctcctgcattggcaggtgggttctttaccgctgagcctcctgggaagcccccataaaaaACATCAGCTGGGCCAATTAGGATCCCTCTCTTAGGATTTGGAATGAAGAAGTATTATGGAAGGAGGTAGATCTGAGCAGTAGTTGCCATTGAAAGTTATGCTGTTCAGCCATGATGAGACTGGCTGATGAGCAGACTgtgaagcaggaagaaaaagCAACGGGCAGTAAGGCAGGAAGCTGGTTGGTGGAGAAAAGCCCTCATCTTCTCTGTGTAGAACCTCGGAGCAAAGACCCAGACCTTGCTACTGCTGGGGTCCCAGGCCTCAGGCCAGGCATCCCCAAGATGTCTGGACCGGCCCCCAAAGGACCAGCGAGCTCTCCTCTCTGAGGGCCTCCAGCAGCAGGCATGATGCACGATGCACTGTCCTGGGACTGGTAAAGCCCAGCGCCCTCCTATCAGCAGGGCAGGTGCCATGCTACTGGGCAGATAGAATACTTGGTTTACACCCATCTCTATGCAGTCTGTGCAGCCCACCCACCTTTCCTCATGAAGGGGGAGATGGACTGGTCCAGGATGGTCTTGGGAGCCGTGGAACGGTTGGTCATGGGGTTTGCCTTCATCTTCTCAAACGTCGTCTCCTGGACAATGGTGTCCAGCACGGCTCCATCCAAGTTCTTCTCCATGAACTTCATCACCTTCTGAATTTCCTGCTTTGGGTCCTGTGGGGAGAGTAACATGGCAGTGGAAGGGCGCATCATGTCAGAAGGTCACACTTGTTCCCCTGCCAAACGTGCAGCCTGGAAGCAGCCCAGGGTCTCTCAGAGCTGGGTCTGACGTGGTCTCTACCCACGTGGCCTCTACTCACCCTCTTGATGTCCTCATAGAAGAGAAAGAGCATCTGGACGTTGTCTCTCAGCTCCCACCAGCCTCTCACATGCTCGAACCAGGACCCCCATGCGACTGTAAGACACAGAGAACACAGCAGAGAGCCCATGCGGGGCCCTGCAAAGCCTTCCAATGCTCAGGGATGTGATTGACCTCAAGTGCataggagagagagggaaacagaTTACCAGCCAGAAACATCCATGAGTTGTGACCTGTTTGACGTGGGGGGTGAGGCGGAATGGGGCAGCCTCAGGGGAATTTATCCCAACCTGCCTACCAATATGGCTTCACATATATTATCTGTCATCATAATGCCCTTATGATGGGACAGGGATGCTTTTGGAAATGGGAGACCCTGCTGGTCGGGTGGCCAGGAATAAAAGCTTCCGGATCTGGTGGGGACGTCTGCTGTGGCCGTGGGAGGACTCAGTGTCCTGGGGGGTCACGTAGTGTCGGGGACCTGGCTGAGCCGCACGGCGGTGGTGGTGGCAAGATGGGAGGGGGCCCCCTACCTTTTCCACTGATGAAGGTTTCAAAGTACTGGTCCCaggtgcctgggtcaggaagtgtCCGGTTCATCCTCTGGAAGTGGTAGTAGGAAACCAGACAGTCCTTGGCATTTCGAGCAACATAGAGGAACTTGAAGGAAAGAGTGTAGAGAGGGGGTGAAGTGGCATAGAGGGTGGTTTTCACAGGGTCACCAACGCTGAGCTGTCCCAGGGGGCCTGTGCCTGCTGCTCACCTGGCCTGTGCCGCTCACACTCCCCGGggcccccacctcccttcctggctcctccccaCAAGGCACAAGCTGATTCCTTGTGGCCCCGTTGATCTCCTAGAACAATATTTATCCAGAAACCAGGACCTCCCGACAGACAGAAGCTGTGATAAGGGCTGTGATGCCTTCATCCTGGTCTCCCTGGAGGTCAGCTTCATGGTAACAATGTGGTTACGTTCTAGGCCTCACGGGCTCTATTGTTCCTGTGCTCAGTACCTCTGCTGTCTCCACCAGGCATCCCATTGGTTTCATCTCAACTGTGACCCTTGATCCTCAGCCCGGGAGGTGGGGAAGCACGCATGACGGAGGATGTTTGGGGTTGGAGCATTCGCCCCCTCCATCCTGAGATGTTAATACCTTGCAGTTGCTTTCCCAGAAGGATGGAGGCAGCagctgggctgggaggtgggtccTTAGCACCCGGGGCTGGGGCATTGCTCTGGCCTTCTCCACACCTTTAAAGAGGTCAAGAGGAGGATCTTGTCCCACAAGCATTACAGGGGGACTTCTGTCCAGGGCTCTATCCAGAGTGTTGGTCACCTGCTTACCTTTCTGCTCTTGGGGCCTTTTGTGGGGGGACCATGACCTTTACCTGCAGGTGGCACACACACTCTCAGCTGCAGGAGCTCAGTTTGGGGATGAGGAGCTGAGTTCCAGGGGAGAGGGGTCCCAGAGCACATGCCCCCATCCCCACCGACCTGCCCGGTGTGCTGGCTGTTTCCTTCCTCTCTGAGAACCGTGACCCTGATGGCCTATGGGTCCTGACTCCTACTCACTTCCTGGAGACACAAACCCGTCACCTGCCTTTGTGTGATCAACATGTTATGGGCGGGGGGAGAGTGCGTCCCTGAGATCAACAAGGCGTGACCTTCTCCCTAGAAGCAGCTGCTCCTGTGTGGGAATCAGATGCTGATGCAAATGCCTCTGCATTCTTAAGCCAGCCGGACGATACTGTGATGAGGACACAtgtcctggctgctgctgctgctgctgctgcgaagtcgcttaatcgtgtccaactctgt
This genomic interval carries:
- the LOC133257066 gene encoding sulfotransferase 1C2-like, with amino-acid sequence MRGGQSLDKEAVSGPGGSSAEHEPTCLEERPKVTGPPAARPQLSSDGLRHAQVSLCQTRTQSPVCSPGDANWTAISSPDPMALTTAGTQPSLGEVAGIPLPATTVDNWHQIQGFEAQPDDLLICTYPKSGTTWIQEIVDLIEHSGDVDKCQRAAIQHRHPFLEWARPPQPSGVEKARAMPQPRVLRTHLPAQLLPPSFWESNCKFLYVARNAKDCLVSYYHFQRMNRTLPDPGTWDQYFETFISGKVAWGSWFEHVRGWWELRDNVQMLFLFYEDIKRDPKQEIQKVMKFMEKNLDGAVLDTIVQETTFEKMKANPMTNRSTAPKTILDQSISPFMRKGIVGDWKNHFTVAQNERFDEIYRQKMKGTSINFCTEL